GTTTGAGGACCGTTACATGGGAGACATGAACCGACTCGCAACGGAAGGCGATGATCGGTTGTTGAAACGTCTGATGGAGGTATGTCACTCGTTGCTGCTTACAGCCGAGCCGCTGCAATTGCCATTTGAAGAAGAGCTGTTGCAGCGGGCCAATGTGACGATTGCCTACGGAGACAAAGACGTATTGACCCGGGATGATCTGTTCCGCAGGTTGTACCACACGCTGGAGGATCAGGCCGTCGTAAGGGTGCGGGTCTTCGATTATACACAGGAACATCGGTATGAAGAGAAGTATTTCTTTGGTGACCATCATAGTGCTTTCATGGACTACGCGGCACATGCCGAAGAGACGTCACGCATCTACAAGCTGGGTGTGGTGTACGAAGAACGCAGCAGTGGTGTGGAGAAGCTGAATCTGATGGGCGGTTTTCATCTGGAGGATCTCATGGTGTATCGGAACGGTAAGGTATATTATGATTCCTATACGGAGAATGGCTATGAACTTCACCCCGCAGGTCTGGTGGAGAAGTTGTCGCCCATGCGTTAAGGCGCCGAGGGTGTCATGACACCCTGCTACAATTTTGTATTAACTCAGCCTGCTTACGGCTGGTATGGAAAGGATGCATGTAGACATGCAGCGAAAAATCAATCTTCTCCTGGTCCTGTTCAGCCTGATTGGCGGGGCAGTGGGCTTTGCGGCAGGAGAAATCATGCTGCGTCAATGGCTTGGGGAGATGCCGCGTCTGTTGCTGATGGGATTATACTTTGGCGTACTGGCGCTGAGCGTTGGGTTGTTCTGTTTAATCGCAGAGATGATCTCACCCAAGCTGAATGGTGCTTCATGGAAGCTCCGGTATCTGGGACTGTCGTGGAAATTGCTTGTTCCGGCAACACTGGCTTTATTGTTTGTTGTTGGACTCGCCCTTCAATTGTTGTACCAGATCAATCCAGGCGGTGTGAAGCAAGTGAAAGACATCGTACTGATGATTGATAACTCGGGCAGCATGAGCGAGACAGATCCGGATAACGGACGCTTTGAAGCAGCCAAGACTCTGATCAGCCAAATGGAGAGCGACAAACAGGTAGCTGTCATTACGTTTGATGACCAACCGCAGTTGTTACAGCCGTTTATTGCGCTGGATAGTGAAGCGGCCAAGAATGAGGTTTATGGCAAAATCGATGGCATTGTAACGACTTCGGGCGGCACCAATTTTGATGCCGTGCTGCGGGAAGGCATGGAGCAGATTCAGGGCAAACAGGACCCGAAACGCGGTACCGTCGTCATCTTGTTATCCGATGGCTTCAGTGAAGCAGACACGACCGATATTTTGTCCCAATATAACAACGAACAGATTTCCATTAATACAGTCGGCCTCAGTCTGGTGGACCCATCAGGAACGGATTTGCTGCGTAATATTGCCCAGCAAACGGGTGGCATGTACTATGATGTACCGGATTCCGGTGGTCTGAATCTGGCATTCCAGCAGATCTACGATACGATTGATGAACGGACGCTGGTAACGGAGCGTACAGGCATGATGGAACATAGCGTTTATCTGGCGATTTTCCGTGTAGCAGCCGTGTTACTAATCGGCGTGGCGCTGGGTGTGTCACTCGGACTCGTGTTTGATAATCGTCATCTCGCGCTCAGCTTCGGCATTGGTGGTGCGGTGTCTGGTCTACTGGCAGGGCTTCTGCTGGAATGGGGCCTCGACGGTTCGAACGTGGGTGATACATTTGTACGACTCGGTGCGATGCTCATCTTGTCTGGTGTACTGACCCTCTTCTCCTGGATTGTTCCGATCAAAGAGAACACGCCGCGGAAGAGCAGGGGTCGTCGTGAAGCTGGCGGCGGAACTTCTTCAGCCGAAGGGTTTGGCCAGAGAGCAAGAGATACACGGAGCAAAGGATTCTAACGTCGGGAGGTCAATGGAAATGCGGTTTACGGATGCAGACCCTTCGACACCCTTGATTCGAAAACTGACACTTGCGGTGGACGAAGGACGTTGTACACTTCGCTGGCTCTGGCCGGAACGGGTAGAAGCTGTGTATGTGGAACGGCTAGAGCTGGATATGATGAGCGATGATCGTACTGGGGAAGAGCCTGCACAGGGCAAGCTGAAGCTGTACACGAGAGAGGAATACAAGGCGAGCAATGGTTACACGGATCGGATCACGGGTTTTGGTGCCATCAAGTACACGGTGTATGTGTGTCAGATGGAGGACGACGGGCCTGTGCTGATTCGTCAACGAGACGAGGGCAACATGGTGATTGCAAGCGCAGGGAAGGCGGATATCCGCTTCTCCATTCGCTACAAGAGCGGTTTTTTTCAGAAACGAAAAAGTGTGTTGATCACCGTCACAGCGGAAGTACCTGTTCCAAAGGAAGCACTCTGTTATGTTCGCAAGCAGGGCGGGGTTCCGCTGAACAAGGAAGATGGTACGGTGTATCCTTTTGTGAGTGATTTTGCTCCCGGAAGAAATGAGATGCCGCCCGTTGAAGTTGCCAAGGATGATTATGTGAGATTATTCTTCACGGACGGACCGAAATATGGAGCCGCCTATAGGCTTATATCAGACTAGATAGTTGGACTAGCGATTGGAAGGTTACTCTGTCATCGTAGTGCAAGTGTAAATTGTCTTAGTCTGACTGATCAGGGGAGGGGAGTGGCTATGAGCTTTTTTAGTCGGTTTTTGAAGAGACAACAGCCGGAGGAACGTCCGCTGTTTTACGATATTGTATGCCCTTATTGTTTCAGCAAGTTTTCACCGGAAGAGGTTGTGTTCCGCGCCGCCCATCACCGTGATGATGATGAGGACTACGCACTCGGGGAAGATGCGAAGTTGAATCGGTATCGCGAAAGGTTTGGACTCGATACGGTATTTGATATGGAGGCCGTATTGGCTCCGCATGATGTACCGGAGGAACATCGCATTTATTCCGATAACATCGTGATGGGCCTGAACGATCGGTACGGTGTCGTTACACGTCGCCGGTTGTGCCCGCAGTGTCACAATGAGCTGCCTGTCACGGCAGGTAAAGCACCGAGTAACATCATTTCCATTATTGGTGCATCCCAGGTAGGGAAATCCGTCTACATGACTTCATTAATTCATACATTGCAGCATTATACCGCCGATCATTTTGACGCGGCTTGCATGCCATTGAATGCGGAGATCAGCCGCCGGTTCCGTGCGGATTATGAAGAACCGTTGTTCGAACGTGGCGATCTGCTGGATTCCACGCAGAAGGAGAAGTTGCAGGAGCCGTTTATCTTTCAATTTGTATTCAAGGACGAAGATAAAGCACCGCTGACTCTGGTGTTCTTTGACGTCGCAGGTGAAGGCATGGTGGAGCAGGATTATCTCGGACTTCATGGGCAGCACATCAAGAACTCGGCAGGTATCCTATTCATGGTGGACCCGCTTCAGATTCGTTCGATTCGGGACAAAATCCGCATTAACCTTGGCAATGAGCCGGGAGAGTGGACACCACGATACGATGAGCCACGTGACGTGGTGCTGACGATGTTCGGAGATTTTATTGCGTATCAGGACAAAGCCAAGACCAATATTCCAACAGCCGTTGTGCTCACCAAAAGCGACATGCTGCATTCCCTCAAGGATGAAGAGGGCGATTACATCAAATCTAACAGCAATGTCTTCCGCAACATGGTGCACCGCGATTGGTTCGACTTAACCGAGTTCGAGAATATCGACGGGGAGATCCGGCGTTTTATCGAGAAGGTGGATCGTCCGTTCAAGGGCACGATGGATGTGTACTTCAAGGATACAGCCTATTTCGCAGTCTCTGCGCTGGGCAGCAATCCGGTGGATATGAAATTGCAGGGTGTGGTTAGTCCGATTCGCGTGGATGAACCCTTCTTATGGCTATTGTACAAGCTGAAGTACATTGAGGGGAGAGTGGGATGATGCGTTCTTCCGTAACCCCGCCCATTGAACAACAGTTGTATACCCGAGAGCGGCGCGGGGTGTTTCGCACAACAGAGGGGTTTGATACGGTTGCGGCATCGCCGGGACTGGACCCTTCTTTTATCAAAAAAGTGCTTCACCCCTACTGTGTCTATGACGCTCCAGCGGAGCTCACAGGCCGTAGCGAGAAGGACGAGACGAAGTTTCCGGCTTCCATTCACCTGCTTCATCTGGAGAGTGGAGAGACGATTCTTGGGCAAAATGTGTACCAGTCTGCGGATTTCACCGGGCTGCGCAGTGCCTTTTTTGCACATAATTACGTCTTGTCTCCCGAGCGCTCGGAAGAGCAGATGAAACAAGGCGGCTGGCTGGATGCCGTGTTCGCCACGTCCTATGACATCGAACAAGGTACAGTTCTGCCAGCACTTGCTGAATTGCCTAAATCACCTAGGAGCGGACAGGGTGGGGCGACCGATGCTGGCGTAGGATCACCCACCCAAGTGCTGAGCACCTTGAAAATGAACGAAGTGCTGTTCAAGCGCCTGCTCTATGCGGTAATGCAGTCTATAGCGACACGTAGAAAAGTATACATTGCGCTGGATCTTCCCGCAGAGGAAGTGACCGCAGGGGCCAAAGGATTGCTACGTTTGCTATACACGGCTTTACCATACGCATTCCGGCGGCAGCTGGGATTCATGACGTTTGCCAAGGAGCCACAGGCCAAGAAGGGCATTCACGTCCAGTTTGTAGAGCGAGGAACGTTACGTCCGAAAGACCGCAATACGGAGAAGGATTTCACCTTTGATCTGGTATCCGGCAGAGTGACACATGCGGATGCATCTGTGGCGAAGTTACCTTATGCGGAATTCGCTTGGGCCTTATTGCAGGAACCTGGTGCGGCGGATGCGTTCTATACGTTTGCGGATGAAATGTTGTCCGGCATGGAACCTGGGCGGGAACTTTCCATTGAAGCATATGGCGAACTTGCGGTGTTCTATGGTCTTGAACAAGGCATGGAAGACCTGTATTTGGATAACAAAAGTCATGTCCTGAGTGGCTTGCTGACCTATTTGAAGCCGGATGGTGGATCGCAGCAACGTTCCCGTCTGAACGAGCTGTTCCTGACCTTGCTCAGTAGGGAACTGGACAGTGTGAAGCGTGAGAACGTACCCGAAGAAGACGTCGCAGCTCGCATTGGCGAATATTTCAGTGTTGCCGCGTCCGTGGTGCAATCCCGGATTGTGGACTATTTCATCTACGGTGTAAATAATGCCCGCGCCCAGAAGCGTATGCGTGCTGTGCAGGAATTGTATGCTGTGCTGGATCGGGATCCGCAGCTGAATCGAGCTTTCTTTGATAAAGTGCTGGCCAATGAATCGCTTACCAAGTTGTTGTTCGAGCCTTATCTGGACAATCAGCTGAAACGCACGGAATCAGCAGCGAACGTTGTGGAAGTGATCCGAAGATGGGTTACGTCCCATCCATCTGCGATCCACTACAGCTTCTTGCAGGAGCGGACAGCCAATGAGCTGCGTGAACGGTTATGTTCTGCGCCTAATCCGGTACAATCTGCGAATGAAGCACTCCAGCGGGTTAGCAGACTCGATAGGGTATCTGTGGAAGGTACGTATGATACAGGCATTACGGCACGAATTGGTCAATCTGAAGCTACAGCCCGCCCTAATCGCAAAGGGGGATCTCCGTCTGCCAGTCAAGATCCGGCATATCAGGAGGAGTTAACCCGCCTTGCAGACAAGCTTGCTTATGTTATTAACCTGTTTATGATTCAGGATCTCGATCTGGATCGGGTTAACCGTGAACAGCTATTAAGCATTGATATTTTGCAGCATGGCAATGAGGTTCGGGATTGGGCGGCACGTCAGGGCTCTGATGTATCGGCTCGAACGAACACGATGCTGGCTGCGAGAGTGTGGCTTAGTGGCGAGGAGAATGAAGAAGAGGCATTGGAGGCACTTTCCCTGGCAGAACGCAATGAACTTCAACGCTGGACGCGTCGCTGGCTTGCCGGAGAGCTGCAGGCTCATCCGGGGATCGCGGCATATGAAGCTTTGCCGATGGCTTTTTATCGGGGAGGAAGCGGCAGCAATCGGTTGGATTATCCTGGCCTGATTGAATTCATCCGCACCAATGCAAGTCGTGCTGAAGGGCTGTATCCATTCTTCGAATGGTCAGGTGATCATCGGATGTTTGTCCGGGGTTCCAATGCGCATAAAGGATATGCGGATGCCATCGTGGCGTATTTCAAAGCCCATGACCGTGAAGCTTTCAAGTCGAAGTCAGCTTTCAAACCGTATTATGCGAGAGCAAGCAAGACAATGAAGCCGGTCTATGATCGTGCGAAGACGGAATTGTCCTCTCCACTGGTGCGGATGCTAACGGGTAAAAGGAAAAATCTGTTCGGATTAATCCTCTTGATCCTGGTTCTTGGTATTGCTGGCGGTACATATGCATGGATGAAAGATTCTGTAGAGCCGCCAGCGGCATCCCCTCCATCTACCCAGGAGCCTGTCATACCGGCTGAACCTGAGGTGCAACTCGCGGAGCAGATTGCTTATATGATTCCTGCGAGTGAACAGGAGGGTACGCAATCACCTGCTCAACTGGTGATCCGTTTCAGGAACGATATGGGAAGCACTGAGTTTGAGCAAGGCAAACTTCAATTGACGATGAAGGATGATAGCACTCAGGAGTTGGATACTACAGGCAAGTGGGAGAGTTTTAATCGGAATGAAGAGCCTGATACCCAAGATACCTCCGATGGTGGCTCAGGAAGTACTTCCGAGGGAAGCACGGATAGTTCTTCAGCGGGGAACACAGAGCAGACGGAGGATGGCGATCAGCAGGCCGATCCTTCAACATCGGGTGATTCCACTTCAGATCCTGCTACCGATACAACAATGGATACAGGGACGAATGCATCGTCTAATGCTGCGAGTGGAGACACGGATCAAGGTACGGATGCAGATCAAGCTACTGGTTCCACATCACCTGACACATCTGTATCCAATGAACAGGATGCGGATGCGACCACTCCTGCACAGATGTCTATTGGAGAGGTGGATCGCCTCTATCCGTATGGATTGCAGATCGATCTTCCAGCGAATATGGATGCCGAGAGCATTGTCAGTGTGAAGAGTACGCAGGGCGAGATGACTATAATCCAATTGATGCCGCAGCCTAAGCTCTAAGTTATTTTATATGAACATGTTGCATAGATTCATTAAGTGTCTTTTGATCCAATAATGAAAAAAGCTGACTTCATACCATAACAAATGAGAGTATGTTAGATGACCTTGAACTTTAGATTTCAAGGTCATCTTTTTTTTATTTGATATGGCGGCTGAATAGATTGAACTAACATTTACACAAAAACGGAGAGGGCAGAAATAACCTGAAGAAGTGAAACGTTCGCCTTTATCCCCGGATTTACCCCCTAAAAAGGATAAAAAAATCTGGGGATAACAGCGATCGGAAGGTTGTTCTGTCATCGGAGTGGCCACATTCACAATTCAGACACAAAATTTGCGATTCAAGAGTTTGAAAGACAGTGAGAAGTGATAAAGTGCGCGGAATGAATGAGAAAAGATCTCATGTGTACTTGGGAAAAGAGCGGGATTTCTGCTACAGAAAGACCAAATAAAGCACGAAAAGAGAAGAAAATTTGGTTTTTTATGTTGACAAATGATAATGATTATCAGTATCTTTAGTGTAGAAGATATTTGCGTCGGAAATCACAGAATTACAATTTCGTTTTTGTTGTCATAGCCGGATTACATAACCGGGATAAATGAGAGAGGGATGATCGCATGTTTCGTCTGGAGACGACCAAGCTGGATATCGCTTATGAGGAAAGACTAATTGTAGAGGATCTGAATATTCAGATTCCCCAAGGAAAAATTACAGCACTTGTTGGAGCCAATGGTTCAGGGAAGTCAACCATCCTGAAAACGATGGCACGTATTATGGCTCCAAAAGCAGGTAATGTATTGCTCGACGGGAAGTCCATCCATAAACAGTCCACGCGTGAAGTTGCCAAGCAGCTTGCGATTTTGCCACAGAATCCAACAGCCCCTGAAGGTCTTACCGTTACTGAACTGGTATCGTATGGTCGCTTTCCTTATCAAAAAGGATTTGGATCCATGCGTGCGGAAGATAAACGTATGATTGAATGGGCTATCGAAGTGACAGCCATGACTGAATTCCATGATCGTCCGATTGATCAACTGTCCGGTGGACAGCGTCAACGTGCCTGGATTGCTATGGCACTTGCACAAGAAACAGATATCCTTTTCCTGGACGAGCCGACTACGTTCCTGGATATGGCTCACCAGCTTGAAGTACTGCAACTGTTAGAGCAGCTGAATGCCACAGCTAACCGTACCATTGTTATGGTTGTGCATGACTTGAATCATGCTTCCCGCTACGCACATCACATGATTGGTATCAAAAAAGGTAAAGCCATCGCTCATGGTTCACCTGTGGAAGTTATGAACTCAGATGTACTTCGTGAAGTATTCAACATTGAAGCAGATATCGTGATTGATCCGCGTTCCGGTGTACCGCTCTGCTTGCCTTACGCTCTTGCAGGCGAACGCCAGCAATCGAAGACGCCAGAGCAGCTGGTCATGAACAGTGCGATGGTTCATGCTGGAGGACGGACAGAACCACGTGTTCAAGCGACAGGAAGTTAACGAAATGGGCCATATGTGGTCCTTACATTATAGAATGAAGCCGCTGTGCGCTATCGCAGGCGGCTCTTTTGCATTCATGGGGAATTTGCAACGCATGGGAGCAATGGAATATGGGCAGACCCGGGATTTGGTAATCGCATCGGATCAGGTCTATAATAATAAGACAGGCTGTGAGTTCATTGGTTATGCCAACGTGCTCGCAACAGCCCAAACCAACATATGTCATGGGAGGAATCAGTCATGTCCGTATATTCATATCAGGCGGTAACCACCGCGAACCAAGAAGTCTCACTGGATCTGTATCAAGGTAAGGTATTGGTCATTGCCAATACAGCCAGCAAGTGTGGGCTGACCCCGCAATACGGTGAATTGCAAAAGCTTTATGATCGTTATCGCGATCAAGGCTTGGTTGTACTGGGTTTCCCTTGTAACCAGTTTGGAGGGCAGGAGCCAGGTACAAGTGAGGAAGCGGAATCATTTTGCCAGATTAACTATGGTGTGAATTTCCCGGTGTTTGCCAAGGTAGATGTGAATGGTGAGGACACTCATCCCCTGTTCCAATACCTGAAGGAGCAACAACCTGGCGTAGGTGAAACAAGCGACATCCAATGGAACTTCACCAAGTTCCTTGTTAACCGTGAAGGTGAAGTGGTAGGTCGTGTTGAACCGAAAGAATCTCCGGAGACAATGATTGCAGATATCGAGAAATTGCTCGGTTAATACATGAACGTTTAAGAAGCCTGTCCTTGCATAAGCAAGGATAGGCTTCTTTGATTATTTTATATACGTGGCTTTATTCTCTTCACAGGTAGGAGTTGGCCCCATAGACGCCTCTCTCTTTATGCGCCGATACAGGGATCGCGGAAGCCATTACATAGCATAATCCGATCCAAATCCGGGGACAATGAAATCAATACAATGAGGGGAAAAAGGCTTAAAATACAGGGAATGACCTCCTTCGACAAACTTTTTTTGCTCAACCTATTGCAATGTGAAAAATATCACATTATAATGAGTGTATAAAGTGAAATAAATCACATACACAGTTTCGAACAAGAAGTGAAATGTTTCACAACCATAACAACCCTATATTCAAACTCATTTATATATTTCGAGGAGGAACTCTTAATGAAAATCGCAGTTATCGGATGTACACACGCAGGGACCGCAGCCATCGTAAATACCGCCAAATTATACCCGGATGCTACCATCACCGTGTATGAGCGCAATGACAATATCTCCTTCCTATCTTGTGGCATTGCGCTCTACGTAGGTGGAGTTGTGAAAGACCCTGACGGTTTGTTCTATTCTTCGCCTAATCAACTGGCAGAGCTTGGTGTTGAGACCAAGATGCTTCATGAAGTAACAGCAGTCGATGCCGAGGGTCATACCCTTCAGGCTAAAAACCTGCAAACCGGGGAAGAATTTGAAGATACGTTTGACAAACTGATCGTGACAACGGGTTCATGGCCTGTCGTTCCAAAGCTTGAAGGCATCGAGATGGATAACATTTTACTTTGTAAAAACTACAATCACTCCAACACGATTATTGAAAAAGCCAAAGATGCCAAACGTGTTACTGTTGTAGGTGCAGGATATATCGGCGTAGAGCTGGTGGAAGCTTTCCAAATGAATGGCAAGGAAGTTACCCTGATCGACAGTGTGGACCGTATTTTGAACAAATACCTGGACCCTGAATTCACGGATGCGATCGAAGATACGTTGACTGGACGCGGCATCAAGCTAGCTCTCGGTCAAACGGTACAGAAGTTTACTGGAGAGAATGGCAAAGTGACTAAGGTGATCACGTCCAAAGGAGAGTTTGAAACCGATCTGGTTATTCTGTGCATTGGTTTCCGTCCAAATACAGAGCTGCTCAAAGGCCAAGTGGATATGCTGCCAAACGGCGCAATCATCGTGGATAAATATATGCAAACGAGTCAAAAAGACGTCTTCGCTGCGGGTGACAGCTGTGCTATTCATTACAACCCAACAGGCAAAGCATCTTACATTCCACTGGCAACCAACGCCGTACGGATGGGTACACTTGTAGCCCGCAACCTGGTTCGTCCTACGACACCGTATATGGGTACACAAGGAACATCGGGTATCAAGATTTATGAGCAAAATATCGCGGGTACCGGGATGACGGAAACGTCTGCTGCTGACGAAGGTCTGATTGTTGAATCTGTCGTACTGGAAGACAGCTACCGTCCGGAGTTCATGCCAACGGCTGAGAAACTGTTGCTTAAAGTGGTGTATGAGCAGGCTACTCGTCGGATCGTTGGAGCACAGGTGATGTCTCAGGTTGATCTGACCCAATCGATTAATACGATCTCGGTCTGCATCCAAAACAACATGACCGTAGATGAGCTGGCCTTCATCGACTTTTTCTTCCAGCCACATTACAACAAACCATGGAACT
The nucleotide sequence above comes from Paenibacillus sp. W2I17. Encoded proteins:
- a CDS encoding vWA domain-containing protein produces the protein MQRKINLLLVLFSLIGGAVGFAAGEIMLRQWLGEMPRLLLMGLYFGVLALSVGLFCLIAEMISPKLNGASWKLRYLGLSWKLLVPATLALLFVVGLALQLLYQINPGGVKQVKDIVLMIDNSGSMSETDPDNGRFEAAKTLISQMESDKQVAVITFDDQPQLLQPFIALDSEAAKNEVYGKIDGIVTTSGGTNFDAVLREGMEQIQGKQDPKRGTVVILLSDGFSEADTTDILSQYNNEQISINTVGLSLVDPSGTDLLRNIAQQTGGMYYDVPDSGGLNLAFQQIYDTIDERTLVTERTGMMEHSVYLAIFRVAAVLLIGVALGVSLGLVFDNRHLALSFGIGGAVSGLLAGLLLEWGLDGSNVGDTFVRLGAMLILSGVLTLFSWIVPIKENTPRKSRGRREAGGGTSSAEGFGQRARDTRSKGF
- a CDS encoding beta-mannanase gives rise to the protein MRFTDADPSTPLIRKLTLAVDEGRCTLRWLWPERVEAVYVERLELDMMSDDRTGEEPAQGKLKLYTREEYKASNGYTDRITGFGAIKYTVYVCQMEDDGPVLIRQRDEGNMVIASAGKADIRFSIRYKSGFFQKRKSVLITVTAEVPVPKEALCYVRKQGGVPLNKEDGTVYPFVSDFAPGRNEMPPVEVAKDDYVRLFFTDGPKYGAAYRLISD
- a CDS encoding ABC transporter ATP-binding protein, with product MFRLETTKLDIAYEERLIVEDLNIQIPQGKITALVGANGSGKSTILKTMARIMAPKAGNVLLDGKSIHKQSTREVAKQLAILPQNPTAPEGLTVTELVSYGRFPYQKGFGSMRAEDKRMIEWAIEVTAMTEFHDRPIDQLSGGQRQRAWIAMALAQETDILFLDEPTTFLDMAHQLEVLQLLEQLNATANRTIVMVVHDLNHASRYAHHMIGIKKGKAIAHGSPVEVMNSDVLREVFNIEADIVIDPRSGVPLCLPYALAGERQQSKTPEQLVMNSAMVHAGGRTEPRVQATGS
- a CDS encoding glutathione peroxidase, with translation MSVYSYQAVTTANQEVSLDLYQGKVLVIANTASKCGLTPQYGELQKLYDRYRDQGLVVLGFPCNQFGGQEPGTSEEAESFCQINYGVNFPVFAKVDVNGEDTHPLFQYLKEQQPGVGETSDIQWNFTKFLVNREGEVVGRVEPKESPETMIADIEKLLG
- a CDS encoding FAD-dependent oxidoreductase, with protein sequence MKIAVIGCTHAGTAAIVNTAKLYPDATITVYERNDNISFLSCGIALYVGGVVKDPDGLFYSSPNQLAELGVETKMLHEVTAVDAEGHTLQAKNLQTGEEFEDTFDKLIVTTGSWPVVPKLEGIEMDNILLCKNYNHSNTIIEKAKDAKRVTVVGAGYIGVELVEAFQMNGKEVTLIDSVDRILNKYLDPEFTDAIEDTLTGRGIKLALGQTVQKFTGENGKVTKVITSKGEFETDLVILCIGFRPNTELLKGQVDMLPNGAIIVDKYMQTSQKDVFAAGDSCAIHYNPTGKASYIPLATNAVRMGTLVARNLVRPTTPYMGTQGTSGIKIYEQNIAGTGMTETSAADEGLIVESVVLEDSYRPEFMPTAEKLLLKVVYEQATRRIVGAQVMSQVDLTQSINTISVCIQNNMTVDELAFIDFFFQPHYNKPWNFLNTAGLQALPPIEVKAPAMV